The Parus major isolate Abel unplaced genomic scaffold, Parus_major1.1 Scaffold1111, whole genome shotgun sequence sequence CTCGCCGCTCGCCGCGCTCGATGAAGCTCACCTTCTTCAGCTTCAGCCCGCAGTCCAGCGCGCCCTCCTCCTCCGAGTCCGAGCCGCGCCGCTCTTCCTCGcccgcctcctcctcctcctcctcctcctcctcgggcACTCCGCAGCCGCCGTTCAGACACTTCTTCTCGCCGCGGGGCCCCTCCGGGGGGGGCTGCGGGGGTCGCCGCGGGGcgagcaggcagagcagcccctgggcgAGCTGCCGGAGGCCGCGCAGGGTCAGGTCCCCGCGGCGGAGGCGGCGGTACAGGTGAGGCTGCGACACTTCGCGAACGTTCTGCAGGAACTGCCGCGTCAGCAGCAGCGTGGCCAGCATCTGCGGGGACANNNNNNNNNNNNNNNNNNNNNNNNNNNNNNNNNNNNNNNNNNNNNNNNNNNNNNNNNNNNNNNNNNNNNNNNNNNNNNNNNNNNNNNNNNNNNNNNNNNNNNNNNNNNNNNNNNNNNNNNNNNNNNNNNNNNNNNNNNNNNNNNNNNNNNNNNNNNNNNNNNNNNNNNNNNNNNNNNNNNNNNNNNNNNNNNNNNNNNNNNNNNNNNNNNNNNNNNNNNNNNNNNNNNNNNNNNNNNNNNNNNNNNNNNNNNNNNNNNNNNNNNNNNNNNNNNNNNNNNNNNNNNNNNNNNNNNNNNNNNNNNNNNNNNNNNNNNNNNNNNNNNNNNNNNNNNNNNNNNNNNNNNNNNNNNNNNNNNNNNNNNNNNNNNNNNNNNNNNNNNNNNNNNNNNNNNNNNNNNNNNNNNNNNNNNNNNNNNNNNNNNNNNNNNNNNNNNgtgtccccaaagtgtccccagagtgtccccagggtgtccccagagTGATGGAcaagggatggggacagggacagggacaggatgagggacaggaaaaggggcagggaaaggatcaggatcaggaccaGAACCAGGACCAGAACCATTAACAGGACCAGAACCACAACCAGGatcaggaccaggaccaggatcaggaccaggaccaggaccagggTCAGAACCATTACCATgaccagaaccagaaccagcACCAGgaccagaaccagaaccagcACCAGAACCAGCACCAGaaccaggaccaggaccagaACCAGGACCAGCACCAGAACCAGAACCATtaccagcaccagcaccaggaccaggaccagcaccagaaccagaaccagcACCAGAACCAGCACCAGGACCAGAACCAGCACCAGAACCAGGACCAGCACCAGGACCAGCACCAGGGTCAGAACCAGGACCAGcaccagaaccagaaccagcACCAGAACCAGCACCAGgaccagaaccagaaccagcACCAGGGTCAGAACCAGGACCAGAACCAGGACCAGCACCAGGACCAGAACCAGCACCAGgaccagaaccagaaccaggaccaggaccagaACCAGGACCAGCACCAGAACCAGAACCATtaccagcaccagcaccaggaccaggaccagcACCAGGACCAGAACCAGGACCAGAACCAGCACCAGGACCAGAACCAGCACCAGAACCAGCACCAGGACCAGCACCAGGGTCAGAACCAGGACCAGcaccagaaccagaaccagcACCAGGACCAGCACCAGAACCATTTCCAGGGtcagcagcaggaccagcaccAGGAGCCCACCTGCCACTGGCCGATGCTCTCCACGCGCTGGCCGAAGGGTCTCTGCAGCCCCGTGCAGAGCTTGAAGGCGTCGCTGCGGATCTCGATGACGTTGT is a genomic window containing:
- the LOC117243840 gene encoding serine/arginine repetitive matrix protein 2-like, translated to RTRTRTINRTRTTTRIRTRTRIRTRTRTRVRTITMTRTRTSTRTRTRTSTRTSTRTRTRTRTRTSTRTRTITSTSTRTRTSTRTRTSTRTSTRTRTSTRTRTSTRTSTRVRTRTSTRTRTSTRTSTRTRTRTSTRVRTRTRTRTSTRTRTSTRTRTRTRTRTRTRTST